GTTGGGCAAACTGAACAAAATAATGAGTTATTTCAACtgtagaaataaaactttaaggaAACATATCATTTACTACATCTGGAATTAATGCtccattttcactttttattaaaaagtgaaGATTGGTCCAAACCACAAAAAGATTACACGGCCCAGTTTATTAGCATTATTATCTCCAGTTGCAAACAAAttacatgggggttttttgtttggttttttaccaCTAAACAGTTCCACCGTTTGTTTGGAGGAAAAAGTAGAATTGATGAAAGGGGTGGTAGATTTTACAGCTTCTTCAACTGGCTTCATGTCAAAGATGTCCAGATGAGGTGGAGAACCAACACAACCATTTGAGGACGAGAAAGGACCTTTCAGATGCAGAAGTGAAGGAAAGAATACAGAGTAcaaataatggaaaagaaaaaacagactgaaatgaCTGAATATGAGAATCTCTAGACAAAGTAAAACTGTAAATACTCCACCTAGTGATCAGCCCATTAAAGATACAAATTCTTAGCTTCAGATAAAAATCCTAACAGCTCTCTTTGTTTAGGGAAAATAATTCTAGTATTGCCattgggtgggagggggagaatGACAGAACATTTATCAATTTAAAAAGTTAGATACTACATTTTTAGCTTCATGAATCTACTGTTTAAATAGCACATAAGGGTATCAATTCCACCTATTAAAATACCAACACTTACAATGGTGTTAACGTTGCCTTATTTCAGCATTTAAGACATTTGACATCTATCCTGATTATTCTTTGGAGGGATGGGTGAAGGTACAGAGAATGCTGTGCCCAAGAAACTGGGAACTACAGGTTTGTTATAAGAACTTTGAAGTCACCAAcaccttttaaatgaaaagtataTTTAATATCACTTAATGGAATGGAAATACTCGTCCAGCATATCTTTTGAGTTACATTTGCTTAGTTTATATTTCCCAAgcatttttaaactttgatttttaGTTACATTTCTTCTACCTGTCCCCTTTATTGAATAGGTTCTTCATTCCATCTACTGCACATTGACACTACTGCTATGcgttaaaaaaaaagtaacttttctgTAACAGTTTGCCAGAGCTTTCAGATGACTTATTTTATATTCTGTCAAGGATAGAAATGTTTGGATGCAAAGTAATTAAGGTTTAAGATGTAGATTCAGTTAAGCATGAATCTGTATTTTATTCTTGTATTCTAAGAATTCATCCATCATTTAGACAGTCAAGTCATTGTATCAGCTCACCTCCCCAAGCACTGCTTGCAGATGTTGATATAGCTGGAGTGCTCTGCACAGTTGGAACAAATGCAGGCTGAAGATCAAAAAGATCACTAGAAAGGTTGGGCATGCTGaataagaaaagagagagagaaacatgaaGATATATAATAGGCATTATATTCTTCTGTTATATGAACACTCATACCAGTCTCACTTTCTCTTGTTCACTAGCAGCCCATCAATAACAGTGGTAAAAACCAAAACTAGTAATTAAGCACTTCTTACTGACTGATACCAAAATTCCTGTGAATACACCAGGAAAGCATCAGCAAAAGGTTATTCTTGAAAAGTACTTCAGAATTAACTAGGATCAGTGCTTTGCAGTTGATTGTGGAGCTACAGGCCAATGAAATAATTTGTGCTTGCTTCAGAAAGCAAAGTATCTCTCACCTATTTGTTGTCGGTGCTGGTACTGCAAAGAGGTCAACAGCTACAGTGGTATTCACACTTTTTCCTGATAAGGTGCTTGGGGATGCTGATGTGGAAGTAGAATTTGGTACTACAGAAATCTCTCTTAATCGCTGTTCCTGAAAAATGAGGTATACAGTTTGCATTTTAGTTTTTGTGATTTATTAACCATTCAGTCCTGAAGACCTTTTCCAAGAAGAAATTTGAATTATGGtcttaaataaaacatttattcttcTGTAAAGTCCTGAAAACAGATGATTGAAATTAGACATAAGAGTATGTTTTAgcaaagcctttaaaaatcaaGGTGGGTCTTAaggttttaaataattatttttttaaactatctatAACTGCCTAGAAGTAAAACACTTCTAGTCAAGCTACACGTTCTAGGCTCCCTTCATAGTCACTCAGAGAAACACGACGATGGACCTTTGTTCAGAAAGGCCCATCTCTCTCTATTGTTAGGATCACTTCATAGTTCAATTCAGATGTTCAGAAGTGAGACCAACAATGTGCATCCTAGTAATAGCCATGTTATGTTGCTCAaactagcaaaataaaaatctattttacatTGTTAATTTCAGGTTTACAACCCTTGTTACTTCTAGATATGCCCACTGCATTTATACAGCACAGGTCAATGCACAGGTGTGTGTTTTACACTGCTTAAATTCCTCAAGTAAAACATTGAGTGAGCTTGCAAGCTTCCCTGCCCCCCAAATGAAAATTTGTATCAACCAATGTAAGTATTCTGTTACAGCAGCTACAAGTCCTATTACAGTAGAAGCAGGACAGTGAAGAGGGGAGACATCTGATGCAactcctgaaaacaaaaaaaccaaccccaaccaaaaaaccacaatatCACAACACTTGCTGAGATTCAAGTGAAGCAGTCTGGCAGCAAGCAGCAAGGCACAGTAAGAGTGCTGTTTAATAGCAAAAAACCTGCTTCACATTGATTTGAAATATATGCGTTCCACCAAGTCAGGAAAAGTGGAGAATCTTCAACAGACCCTTATAACTCCAGAGATGAAATTCAACTCTGAATGACTGTCAAAGTTTACTTTCACACCCCAAATAGTTTTAAGGGTCTCATAATGTGGCCTCCAGATGACACGAGCAGAGTTGCTTCATCGTTTAGGTGTGTCTAGAGATGTTACACCAACACAAGAAAAATTCCTAACTGCCCCACTTGCATATGTCTGGGACATGACAGAACTACAGATTTAGCTTTCAGTAAGAGAAGCATCTTGCCTCGTTTGAGATTTTATACTGTGTATGTTCTCAGGAAAGCATTATAAATGGATTAAAAGAACCTGAAGGACCAGGATTCAGACCTGAAGAGAGGGATGTTACTAAGAGGACTACTCAACAAGTACCAATGAGCAAAGGAAAGCGCATTAAGGAACCAAGACAGAACACactgattttctttcaaaagtgttATTAGTTAAAGTCCATAAGTTATACCTAAATAAGTATGatttcaaacagtttttcaaaCTAAATTATAGACTTACAAATAAGAGCAGTTAAACATGGGCAGAACTATAGCATATATTCTCATTATGAGCAGCATGACTGAAGAATCACACTAAAGCCATATTCCATACATCATGGGGAAAAATAATTCCCTCCTACCAATAATCAGTCTTACAATAGCAATGCTGTATGTTCAGCTGCTGAGATGTAACCTAACTGTTGTATAATCATTTTGTGAATTTGAGATAAATAATCTCTTgtaaggaaggaaataaattatttatatcaGCTGTCTACTGTTGAAATCATACTTCTGGTAGAAAGGTCAACCACATATTGGCAGCCACCACACCTGCATCCTACAGAATCATGCCTTGGCCTCTCAAGATTAGCATTCCCCCACCATACACTATTTTAAGCCAAATCTTGGTTTTCACCtgtatccatttaaaaaaaaaaaaaatctcagaacacAAACTTGTAAAAGTAAAGTACCTTAAGTGCCTGCAGTCTAGCTTGCTCCTCCTCCAatgcctgctgcttctctttctcatCCATCCTGCTAAATGACATTCCTGTATTGGCAAGTGTGGAAACAGCACTGGATAGGGCGCTAGctctaaaaccagaaataattaaaaacagttttattaagaaaaacagTCAGGTATACATCACTTAACAGTTTAATCATCAAATGCCTTATCTAGTTGTGTGTCATTCCCCTTCCACTCCAGTCTTTTCTTCCCTTACTCTCTGGTACAGAAAAGCAGACACCCCAATAATAAGGGAGTTTGGTGAAGAAGTGGCATGAATACACAGGATTACTCCCTCAAGTTTCAGCAGGCAGAAACTAGAAAGTGCAAAACATAtcagttgtcttttttctttaaggtcATATATACCAGACTGGAATTCTATTCCATTCAAGCAACAGAGGCACAGAAAGCTTGTTTGTACATATTATACATACAACAGTAAACAAAGCACAGAAGTAATTCCCTACATGGTATCCTTTTTAGCAGAATACTGTGGTAGTGAACCCTCagatatttgaaaaagaaaaaaaaaaaaaattctgaggagCAAGACAGCAACTCATGAATGTAGCTTACACTAACACATTTATCAATATTTACCAGGTTTCTGTGGGAGAATGCCTATGCCAAAAGAAATCTCTCACTCTTCAGTCAAAAGTACTGTTCATACATATTGATACTGTACTTGACAAAGAATAACACAATCCCTGTCAGCACAAAGCATCTAAGCTAATTTGGCTGTTCTGAGAAGGGACTGAAGAACTTTTATAAGCAGGTTATGATAAATTCACAGTCTGAGAGGTAGATAATTGACAATAAAGATAAATACTTTCCTATCTTGGGTAAAAAGAGCCTCAAAACCCAAATACCTTAGAAGTCTTATAAGCAAAGGACTTCAAATGAGTAAAAGCTAAAAAGAGTAATATACAAGGTCTCAGCTCAGCGGTTTATTACAGCATAATAAGAAGAGACACAGGCAGACATAACTAGATTTCAAATGTGACTAAGCTATCACACTACTACTGCTCACTAGATGCTTCATTTATACTTCTACGAAGATATATTTGGAAGTTAATAAAATTCAAGGAGAACACCAAATGACTAAATCCTGAAAATTCTTACTATACATATCCTAAGTATAGGCATCGTTGTAATTCATTGAGCGCTCACCTGCTGGCAGCGGagacttcttttgttttctttccctccacagAAGCCAAATGCTGTTCCAGTGCTTCAAGCAAGCTGCTGGGTGCCTAAAGTTGAAGTATTTATAAAACAGTGCTTCTAGACAACACACCATTGTTTAGTACACAGATTAGTTTCCTCATCCactaacaacaaacaaaacccacacatcaataattgttttgggttttgttgccATCCTGCAAGCTTGAATTCTATCTACCCAGTTGTGGTTCTTTAAAAGGAGTGGCACCACAGAGACACGAAGTAAGGATTCCCCCAGAGCAGGTCTGCTTCTGTATATGCAAGTTGCATTCTTGTTTTTGGCAACAGTATTTGCTGTGTTAAGATTAATCCAATAATCACAGCTGATTAAACAGTACTCCCTTAAACTCGCAGAAGTACCAAAATGAAGCCTTTGCATTTTTGATCCCCTTTCCCCCCGTAACAGCAAAAAGCCAATCACTTTCCATTCAAAAATTTACAGTCAAAGGCTTGCATTAGAAACACCTGACTTCAGCAGAATGTTAGGTTTGATAAAAAAAGCAATCAAATTCAATCTGATCCCAACAATACTATTGCAGACTGAGTGGGTATTCAACATGACTACACAATAAACCAACTCAACTACTCCAAAGCCTCTGGTAGCCTAAAACACTAGAAAACAGCAACATCACTTCAAATCAAGTCATTTTCTGGTAGATTCCCCTCCCACGAAAAGTGTTACCCATGAAAAGTTTTTAAGCATtaagctgttttttaaagcaattaagaaGATTCCAAAAACCAGGCTTCTTGCCACTTAAATTCAGCAGGAAGGCACTAGACACCTCAGCCAAGACTTGACTAGACACCTAAATGAATTTTAGGTGACCAATACTCATAAACTTACCAAGACTTTTGAGAGCACAACCATGACATTATTCAGTACCCTATACAAAGATTTTAACTGATAGGTAACAAAAGAGCAAGTTTAAAATATACAGACTAAGGCACACCAGAGCTGCTTTGGTTCctacagaaaacaagaaagaagtgCCAATCATAACCTGCCTTCTTTCTGCCATATACTTGTACccactacagaaatatttattccatACCAAAGGAAACAGCTTCAAAGCTCTGAATAAATTTGAACTCATCTTGATTACACAGTCTTAGTAAGAAGTAAGATTTCTCCAAATCACCCTATAAAAACAACCTCCAGCACGCAAAATTATTAGGCTGGCACTTTCAGAAGAGTTCACTGCCTTGCTATTTTAGCCACATTGCTCTCTTGGCTTTTAACTACACAGTCCATACTCCATAAAATCAGTGAAATAAACCCTACTGCAGATTCAGATGAAGGGAATAGACCTCCAAATTTTTCATCTACTTGCCAGCTCAGTCCTCCTCATCTGGCAGAGTTAGAGACATTAAGCCTTTCTTAACACTTGCCAACTTTCTGTAGGTAGAACAGATATGACAGGCattgttcagaagaaaaaaaacaaacttgccCTTGCTAGCCCTTCTGTACCAAAAGCTAGACTAAAGTATTtcctggaaagaggaaaaatattaatcACACAAGGTTTTGGCAAGTTCCCCTCTGAAATACTGAGCACAATTCTAGCTCCCACATTCAATGAAGGCCAATTCAAGCTACAagagatgcaaagaaaaacaattagaaTAATCCTATAAAACTGCTTGGCTTAAAGTTAAGGCCTGAGTTGATACTTCTTTCTATAAAGAGAGCTAGGTAAGCTAAGACAGTGTAGTTATCCCAACAACTGGCCACGAATAAATTCAGTGTTCAAACTTGACAGCTAAACCCCAAGGGGGAACATTTTGAAATACCTTTCCAGGAAGGTATcagggacaaaaaaaaccaaaccaaaaacccccataCTTCTACCTTTCAGGAGGAACAATAGTTCACAAAAGGTATTGCATGACACAGGTAGAGAGATAATCTTAATAGCAGGAGACTATAGTCTAATTCCAGAAAGTTTTTCctagtcttcattttttttccaaggacaCTCTAAAACTTATCTGTATGGAAAAACATATTCTATACTTATTGTTTCTAAAACCCTCTAGAGAACAACCCCCTCAATCATAAAACCTAAAACCAACAAACCAGTAACTTCTCTGAACTTCGTCATTGCTGCAGACAtccaacagaacagaaatgaaaattttgagTGAACAGATCTTAGTAgttttatgtcagaaaagatgCCTGGGCTAATACAGACATTGTGACTTGAAAACAGCTGTATTTCGTGACTCAACTTCCCTCCCCCCATGTAAAGACATTTGACAGACTAACATccatacagagaaaaatgacCCAGTTGCATTCATGAAATACAGTAAACAGCTATAAACAGAAAGTAAGCAACATCGTTGTGAAACAGGGCACCtactaaggaaaatattttctttataggcactggcaaaggcagcagcagtgtgAACAGTAGAGTCAAGGAAGAAAAACGGTTATACAGCACCAGTAATAATAAACCTCTAAAGAGAAAACCattgtttttttaaggaacagCTTAAGGAAACTCTGAAATATGCACATCCTAGAACACAATATACACCAGCAACATAACaaagtttatggaaaaaaaattaaatatggtaGACCAGAATAGAAACAAAAGACATGATCCTGTAAGAACTTATTGCAGAAACACAagcacactgaaaattaaatttctgtgaaAGTCTAGTATTAAGAAATTTTAGCAAATTCTTTTAATGTGGCACAAAATTGATGTACAATTATTCAATGCCATGAAATTTACTATGGAAGTAGAATGCTTAACAGTGGCACTGAAATTGCCAAAATACACAGGATGCTGACATCTACCACCACAGTTCAGAGAACTGCCTTTCATGTCTAAGTGCacttaaaacaacattttttttctaatagctcAGCTATTTTGTGATAACAGTAGATATAAAAGGGGTTTGCTCACTGAAAGTTTCagataaaaagcagtaaaaggaaGTTAAATTCCCTATTCTCAGTAAATAAAAAGCCTCTGCTTTCAAGAACCTTATAATGACCCAATTAACTGGACAAGTGCATGCAAACCCAGTGAAGTATAACTTCAGACTTGAGTATAATTTGATTAGCATAATACAGACCAGCTGAATATTGCAGTACTCATCAAAAGACAGAGTAAGATGCTAGTATCAAACATCAACAGAAAACATCAAACTACTGTTTTCACTCAATTATTTGCTCTTACCCTGCTGGTTACAGTTAAATTTCTTTCCTACCACAAAGCACTAGAAGTTATTGAAGGGGTTAATATTAATTGCTAGGAGCAAGTATTAGAGATTTATGCTTTGAAACATGTAGGCAGTAATGAACAACACTGACAAGGGAACTTTGTGGATTAGGTTTATTTCCGTATTAAAAAGACACTGATGAAGTTTTGGCAAATCTTCATAGTAGGTATATTTTTACATGATTTACCcatgaaatttaatttcataaaGGTAGTGTAGGATTAGATGTGACTGTTCAATACTTACACATTAGATTAACTGTTTCACACTGACTCTAAACACTTTGAGTACTCTAGACCTCTAAGGCACTCCCGTTTATTGCCCGAATCCCCTGACAGATTGCCATTTATTCTACCCATCAGGTTACTCTGCACTACAGAAAGAATAACAAATACCTCTGTCCCATTAGGTGGGTCCTAGGTTAGAAATACAATGTCCCTATGAACTGAAAGAACTTTCACAGAATAACTTTGTGACCTTCTGTGCACTATCAGTGTTTCCTGTTCACCAGGTCAAACCATCTTTCTCACCTCCTTTCTGCCCCTCAATTTATCCTCACTAGAAGGTGTTCCCCTGCATTCCACCTTTTAGACTAAATGTTCCAGCACACAACCTGTATTGCGCATGTCCCTCATACTACTGAGTAATATTGAAGCCAGCATTAAGTGCTGATATAGAAACATCAAACCTATTCAGAcctcaggggaaagaaaaaaattcttgacTGAACCAGCTAGCTGTAATCTTTAAGTGTGTTGAAAGACATTAAGTTACAGTGAAATGGAAGGTTTTCCTCAAGGCATGGCAAGATGCTTGTGGCTTACATGCCAGTGAATCTTCTGTGATAAAACCcagaatttcctgaaaaatattttctgtgaattttattgctttaatcaaaaaaatcttattaagAGCTGCAAAGTGCGAGTACTGAGTGCAGTTAATGCATGGCAAAAGTCACCATACATATTTCCcatatataaatacacagaagagAATAAATTTGAGATGAAGGATTACTAGGATACACACCaacctttaaaaatgcaaagaataaaataattggGTTAATCAATATGATATGTACACTGACCTGAGTAAGATCTGGAATGTCACCCTGATCAATTCCAACTTGctagatttacaaaaaaaaaaaaagaaaaaaaagaaaaaaagtacattacTACATGTAGtggcaatgaaaataaaaaacagtaGTGTCTGAATGCTACATAGAAACCAACATATTAAAAAGTGATATTCATAACTTTCTGAACTGGTATGAGTTTCACTAGGAACACACCTTAGAAATCACAAGCGCATTAAGTTGCACCACAAAGCAAACCCAACTTTTCATCCAGCCTAACTTTTTCATGCAGAAAAGCTTACAGGGAGCATTAGAAACACCCACATTGCTTACTGGAACCACTTCTCCATTTTAAGCAGTTACAGTAAAGGAGAGCACTGTATATACACTGTAACATTCAGTTAATACATTTTGGACCATTCATGAAATTTGTAGCAACATTTCAGAAAGTTTACTATGTTGTCTGGCTAATAAAAAGGATACTCAAGAATCTCAGTTCCTGTTAATAAGTGTATACAACCCTTAAAATACCTAATCTGTAGAATACTTCCTTGTATAGCAAAGTTAAGCAAACATTAATCTGTTTCTGAAGTTATTACGAATACAGACTACTGTACCAGTACAGACAGCTAAATTATATCCTCTCCATAGATGTAATTTATTTACCTCTGCTACTTTGAGGAATTCTGACAATTTGGTCATTCTGGCTAGAAATTTTTTGTAAATATCCAAGCCTTCTTTGCACTGGTTCTTCTTCATATCAAAATATCTTTCTGAGGATGCAAATAAAACTCTTGTAAGGTAACAGTCTCCCCAGCAGAAAGCTGACACAGTATTATAAAAGTTAATTCGAGACAAGATTCAGGGAGAGAACAGACAGGAGTAACTCAACGCTATTCAGATTTTAAAGTTTACATGAATACCTGACACCTTTTGTAATAAGGCAGTCAATagaaaaacattgatttttctatttcagtaCATTAGAATATAATGCAAAGCTTTATTAAGCATGGATGGGAATCACTGCAATTGTTAAACTAGGTATTTAGGGAAATATTTTCAAGAGGTCAGCTTATTAGCTGGCAATGAGGCAAATTATTTTACCATTTGAAAATACTCCTggtatatatttacatttttagacCCTGTATCAATACACTTTGATGTTTGTAAATGGGCTCAACATCCAAAAGACAACAGAATGGCTACTGAAGTGGTACATATACTGAACTGACCTACCAAAAGGAGTGTCAACCACATCCTTCACTTTTTATGGTTTTGCCCTATATACTTACAGATATTTCACCGAGTAAAAACTAATGGATTAACAGAAACCGACCAGttgttttcattcagaaatttGCTTGAATATTCATTATAAGGCTTTGCTAAGAGCTCATCACTCTTGAACAAAAAACGCTACATGTCATCTACTAGGCTCATGTCAGGTACCAGGTAAAACTGAATAGTCAAACTATAAAGAAAGTATGGGAAACCAGAAGTCAGTCATACCGTGACTATACTAAATACTCAAAATACCAGGTATCTATCTTACTAATACGTTTACAGTCCAATTGCCAAAGGTTATCCACTGCACATTTAGGGTATCTTTGTTTTAGCCTCACCAGTCACCCTCTCAGCTCAATTTCTACTTTAAGATGTATTCTTCAAGGTAGAAGCGTATGTTTAAGCCTATGCTAGTTGCCACTGAAACTAAGACAAGCTTAATTTAATGGTAATGGAGCAGAGACAATTCATTAGGAAATTGCAGTCAGAAATTGTCTATATTCTCTAGTTCTcacatagaaagaaagaaagaaagaacgaacgaactCTTTCACAAAAGTTCAAAGGCTAAAAAGATTCTCACATACCTAAAAGGTTAATAATCCCTTCATTGTATGCTGCAAAAAGTCTAATGGAATCTTTAAAGAGGAGCATAAAGGCAGCATTTATAACACCATTTGTTAGTTCATTTGGATTTGCCTGTGTAGAAAGCAATAAGAAAGTAAATtagtatttaataaaataatgaaactttCACTTCAAAATGAGAGCGTTACCTAACGCTGAGCTTAAAGTACTCACATCAAAATCAAGGAGTGCATCAAGCTGGTTCTGTATGATTGGGAGGGTTTTCAGAAGCTTTTCAGCATTCATGGTTCTCATCACTCCATCTATCCTACAGAGTAAAATACACACGTTTACAAGTTACCAAGAGACCTCAGCATATTATGCTGTTTCAACAACACTATATTGTTCAAAGGGCCCAAAGGAACACCAACCTATGATAAACTCAGGAACAACTGGtatttcccacccacccccccccccaatatgaAAGACCAAACAAAAGAAGCAGTAACAGTCTTACCCTCTTTTCATTTTGGTGAAGTCAACTGCTACAAGTCTATATGAAAGTGCTTTTTCATTCAAGTATCTGCTATATCGCCTAATGAAGGTAGACATATCATAGCCTAAAAGTTAAGCATTTATAAGTGAGACATTTTGAAGGGGTACAGTTTCTTTTAAGTTCTTTCCAAGAACTATTCTCCCACTAGCCCATTTTACATCAAATTGCATAAAAAGCCCTTCATAGGCACTTTCCAGAGTCTTGAGATTCACTATTTTTCACCTTGAGATGTAATGTTACAGTTTCTTCCCAACTTGCTAAGATTAGGAAAGCATTCATGGCAATTAAGAGAATAAACACctaaacacattaaaatattaagCAAGAACCAAGCATGAAATATTAGGGAAGAACCAAGCAGCTCTTAAGATGTTCTTCGAAATTTGACTAAAAATGTATTCCTAGTAAAATGCTGAAGACTTTGGTAACTTATCTGCAATGCCTCAAAACCCACATAAAGACCCAAAAATGTTTTCTACCATTGGCAAGTAATTAAAAGACTTCTCAGAGATTTGAAGGAGTTCTCACTATTTATACAGCACATCCTAGTTACCATTCCATGCACCTCAACAGTAAACATTTACTCCTGAGACACTAAAACGCAATGGCAAAAATAGATGATTGTGCTAATATTCATCAGGTTTATTCTAGTCAGCGTTAAgagttcactttttaaaatttacagcTGTGTATGCACATGATACATACATTACAGACAAATTTCTAGCACTCAGCTAGGTAACCAAGAACCTTACTTTCCTTGTGTCTATGTTCTTGGTTGGACATTCTTTGGTGTCTCATACAATACAAATCATAATACCATTTCATTCAAATGTCATTTGTCTCCTAGAGTGCCCTGACACAGGCACTAtcacaaagcaaaaaagcagtagAGTTATCTCCTTCAGTGAAAGATCCTTACCCTGCATGGCACTTTTGTCCAGGTAGTTATTTAAATTGAACAAAGTGTTTCGGGATGCAAGATACTGGATAAAGCGCTGTTGGTGAAGAAAAAGTTAAGAATATCATTGTTCTGGGAGTCAAAACATTTAAGCATATTACGAGAAAACTACACTTACCTTGTAACTGTTTCTAGTAAACTCTATGAACAATAGAAATTagttaaaagggaaaaattttaaggaaaacttGAAACTACTGATTGGCAAAGCCTCTGAAATCCAAAACCCTATTTGGCAAAAATATCAATTTAAATTATATCAAGAGACACCACTGCCCATGATTAAAAGACTAATAATCTTAGAGGAAGCTGCTTAGGTTGACTTTTTAGTTTAGAACAGACAAGCtggaaaacacaaaccaaaaatacCACTCGCATTATCCAAGCTCCCAAGGTTTACATAGCTCTACTGCTGCTGTAGAAGGGGGAGACAGACTTTGTTACA
This region of Harpia harpyja isolate bHarHar1 chromosome 18, bHarHar1 primary haplotype, whole genome shotgun sequence genomic DNA includes:
- the LOC128153885 gene encoding phosphatidylinositol-binding clathrin assembly protein-like isoform X6: MSGQSITDRITAAQHSVTGSAVAKAVCKATTHEVMGPKKKHLDYLIQCTNEMNVNIPQLADTLFERTANSSWVVVFKALITTHHLMMYGNERFIQYLASRNTLFNLNNYLDKSAMQGYDMSTFIRRYSRYLNEKALSYRLVAVDFTKMKRGIDGVMRTMNAEKLLKTLPIIQNQLDALLDFDANPNELTNGVINAAFMLLFKDSIRLFAAYNEGIINLLERYFDMKKNQCKEGLDIYKKFLARMTKLSEFLKVAEQVGIDQGDIPDLTQAPSSLLEALEQHLASVEGKKTKEVSAASRASALSSAVSTLANTGMSFSRMDEKEKQQALEEEQARLQALKEQRLREISVVPNSTSTSASPSTLSGKSVNTTVAVDLFAVPAPTTNSMPNLSSDLFDLQPAFVPTVQSTPAISTSASSAWGGFPLHSGPPSTTSSTINVDFDAVFGGKTTAPEYRTTSDDVLQPTVPPQSQRATLAHQQSGKILANDLDSSLANLVGNLGFGGTPSKKSDMQWTQPTEKKLTGGTNWQAKTSTSTTWNPTTLPTIPHMNGVHYPGYVPAPITYPLTTPQVPVYGMVPPQVGAAPLMAPQSMMYTQPGLRPTNPFAPVSETQIQFM